A window of the Myripristis murdjan chromosome 15, fMyrMur1.1, whole genome shotgun sequence genome harbors these coding sequences:
- the dlg5a gene encoding disks large homolog 5a isoform X2, translated as MEPKHKELLDQCHQNLLESITDADRLIELLIVSGTLSQLDRFELDQNCSSSAEKVDHLLKMLMNKESDHFLDLCVALEKAYPDLYSALFSNNGGGPVDHSTGSTYSVLSTMPSDSESSSSLSSVGSPVNGEASSPPPAMNDNRPSGDNLDTILFQLRQVTRERDDLRKRLALASPGTTFDDCRPNSKASHDYERLKSQCMRAMADLQSLQNQHTKTLKRCEEAVKEADFYHMLHSRVLGEQSQLKEEMEALRRDNTQLVREHNHLKQNCEELKRLHSEDQKEVADLRLQQQQVMREKGSSEVLNKLYDTAMDKLEGVKKEYDALSKRYSEKVANHNTDLSRLEQAEEENRRLQKQLDALLKQRDSAMHYQQQYSTSMRRFDSVQQELNKSSAQNKELQREMERLQSEVTRYKNFQLKAAKDCEKYKEERDSVFNEYRLIMSERDQVIKEVDKLQTELEAAEARLKNTSSERVVASEELEALRQELNSSLVDRDRAICERNELLEKYCHEVKDKAEAQKELSQACKDIETVREERDVARKERTEAIIQRDQLLREYYQARQKQDSATLDMERANKEIEMLRKQYEAMSQELKEATQEAEVAKCRRDWAFQERDKIVAERESIRTLCDNLRRERDRAVSDLADALRNLDDMRKQKNDASRELKELKEKMESQLEKEARFCQLMAHSSHDSAIDTDSLEWETEVVEFEKDREDMDLKALGFDIAEGVNDPYLPGDCGIFVTRVDKGSIADGRLRVNDWLLKINDIDLTNKDRKQVVKAVLNGGGLINMVVRRRKSLGGRLVTPVHINLIGHKDSGIGLESGVFVTAVVQGSPAAREGSLTVGDRLIAINGIALDNKSVTECEALLRNCRDSLSLSLMKFFPHSTSGQNIFESLRESSEKSNGRLSEVHSRNSRNLKHNSSTQTDIFCPDVGSTSTNNISGERRKVRGEADEVGVFRDIRKPFSTGSLHATSLRPASDLATDRYGPSAFQECCPYTKAPSSLPYDPVSPSDCITVETTLEKKHSGGTWPKVMVGGMSVAPENTSPVTAATQLSIYKSPKQRKSIFDPDTFKRPETPSSKMEYMAANQIAAVAAAASHSPQPSKAESLSSSSTPTPTPPTPPTRSDSFKFKHKHQSSSASDCTITSDGKGEAAISMVTGESRERNERERDRNGNHYFLDGKVLTSRKSCDEDIGRTRGEEPEVKRPRPKSAPALRRRMTPQTITLPTFQSYSNDEHSPEPRDMLRSSPNRSHRHSVGFVPTVYNGTLPPNSAHRGLAPCPAVTAVMRNPVYTVRSHRVHTSNCPSVASQICHQHTHTSPQHQGRLSLDLSQQKRAGDYSESSSSSRSSRASHGSSNNVQYRTERIKIPSTPRYPRSMLGSDRGSLSHSECSSPSLITPPQSPLNLETSSFASSQSQGSISTLPRISVSPVPIGERRKDRSLYRNRSFLRIPLAARPRFSSLRSLRPYLEEPRNVIVHKGAEPLGISIVSGENGGIFVSKVTGGSIAHQAGLEYGDQLLEYNGINLRNATEQQARLIIGQQCDTITIMAQYNPHMYQLGNHSRSSSRLEPVSTQSTPQGSGATTPDNHSTIDTLSEQDEGTLTPSSKQTTPTTSPHSFIRMPSEGSRKVGEPRLVTVRRPGVEVGVTLCGGNLRGVYIESLEEDSPARGADGLLPGDLILEYNSVNMKNKTAEEVYVEMLKPAETVTIKVQHRPDDFNMLKDTPGDGFYIRALYDRVGEAEGDLSFKKDDILYVDESLPKGSFGTWMAWQLDENAQQIQRGQIPSKYMMDQEFYRRHSVTDMKEDGGSSKTLSAAARRSFFRRKQKHKRSSSKDSKEMVALDAISTDSIPFLDDCVSLAYQRVQKVECTSPRPVLILGPLTDPVKDMLVKESPGKFCRCVLEVMKASQQAIERGVKDCLFIDYKRRSGHFDVTTVASIKEITEKDCHCLLDIAPHAIERLHSVHIYPIVVFIRYKNAKQIKEQKDPMYLRDKVSQKHSKEQFESAQKIEQEYSKFFTGIVQGGTLPYICTQIMTIVDQEQSKVLWTPLGCP; from the exons GGTCGACATACAGCGTTCTCTCCACAATGCCCTCCGACTCAGAAAGCAGCAGCTCCCTCAGTAGTGTTG GTTCGCCTGTGAACGGTGAAGCATCCTCCCCACCCCCAGCAATGAACGACAACCGGCCATCCGGCGACAACCTGGACACCATCTTGTTCCAGCTCCGTCAAGTGACCAGGGAGAGAGACGATCTACGTAAGCGCCTGGCACTGGCATCACCTGGGACCACCTTCGATGACTGCAG GCCAAATTCCAAAGCCAGCCATGACTATGAGCGTCTAAAAAGCCAGTGCATGAGGGCCATGGCAGACCTGCAGTCTCTACAGAACCAGCACACCAAAACACTCAAGAGGTGCGAGGAGGCTGTCAAAGAGGCTGACTTCTACCA CATGCTGCACAGCCGGGTGCTGGGCGAACAGTCGCAGTtgaaggaggagatggaggccCTTAGGAGGGACAACACCCAGCTGGTCAGAGAGCACAACCATCTGAAACAGAACTGCGAGGAGCTGAAGAGACTGCACAGTGAAGACCAGAAAGAGGTGGCGGACCTCCGGCTGCAGCAACAACAG GTAATGAGGGAGAAGGGCTCGTCTGAGGTGCTTAACAAACTGTATGACACCGCCATGGACAAGCTGGAGGGTGTAAAAAAGGAGTACGATGCCCTGAGCAAGCGCTACAGCGAGAAGGTGGCCAACCATAACACAGACCTGAGCCGCCTGgagcaggcagaggaggagaaccGGCGGCTGCAGAAGCAGCTGGATGCACTGCTCAAACAGCGCGACTCAGCCATGCACTACCAGCAGCAGTACTCCACTTCAATGAGGAG GTTTGATTCAGTGCAGCAGGAGCTGAACAAGTCCTCAGCCCAGAACAAGGAGttgcagagagagatggagcggTTGCAGTCAGAAGTGACACGCTACAAAAACTTCCAGCTTAAGGCGGCCAAGGACTGTGAGAAGTACAAGGAGGAGAGGGACTCGGTGTTCAATGAGTATCGTCTCATCATGAGTGAGAGGGACCAAGTGATCAAGGAGGTGGACAAGCTGCAGACGGAGCTGGAGGCTGCCGAGGCGCGGCTCAAAAACACCTCTTCAGAGAGGGTGGTGGCCAGTGAGGAGCTGGAGGCTCTCAGACAG GAGTTGAACTCGTCATTGGTGGACCGCGACAGGGCCATCTGCGAGAGGAACGAGCTGCTGGAGAAGTACTGCCATGAGGTGAAGGACAAGGCCGAGGCccagaaggagctgagccaggCTTGCAAGGACATCGAGACGGTGCGGGAGGAGAGGGACGTGGCCCgcaaggagaggacagaggctATCATCCAAAGGGATCAGCTGCTACGAGAGTACTACCAGGCCAGACAG AAACAAGACTCAGCCACCCTGGACATGGAGCGGGCCAACAAGGAGATTGAGATGCTGAGGAAACAGTATGAGGCCATGTCCCAGGAGCTGAAGGAGGCTACACAGGAGGCCGAGGTGGCTAAATGTCGACGGGACTGGGCCTTCCAGGAGAGGGACAAGATAGTGGCTGAGAGGGAGAGCATTCG GACTCTGTGTGATAACCTGCGAAGGGAAAGGGACCGGGCAGTCAGTGATCTGGCCGATGCCCTGCGGAATCTGGATGACATGAGGAAGCAGAAAAACGACGCGTCGCGAGAGCTCAAGGAGCTTAA ggagaagatggagagcCAGCTGGAGAAGGAGGCCCGGTTCTGTCAGCTCATGGCCCACAGCTCTCACGACTCGGCCATCGACACAGACTCCCTGGAGTGGGAGACGGAGGTGGTGGAGTTTGAGAAAGACAGG GAAGACATGGATTTGAAGGCACTTGGGTTTGATATCGCTGAAGGGGTAAATGATCCATATTTACCAGGAGACTGTGGAATATTTGTGACAAGAGTGGACAAAGGAAGTATTGCAGATGGAAGGCTAAG AGTGAATGATTGGTTGCTGAAGATTAATGACATCGACCTGACCAACAAGGACAGGAAGCAGGTGGTAAAGGCAGTGCTGAATGGTGGAGGCTTGATCAACATGGTGGTCCGAAGGAGAAAGTCCCTTGGCGGAAGACTGGTCACTCCTGTTCACATCAACCTCATTGGACACAAAG ACAGTGGTATTGGTCTGGAGAGCGGGGTGTTTGTTACTGCCGTTGTCCAGGGCAGTCCGGCAGCCAGGGAAGGCTCTCTGACAGTTGGAGACAGACTGATTGCG ATAAATGGCATTGCTCTGGATAACAAATCTGTAACAGAGTGTGAGGCTCTGTTGAGGAACTGCAGAgattcactcagcctctctctcatgaAG TTCTTCCCTCACAGCACATCAGGCCAGAACATCTTTGAGAGCTTGCGTGAGTCATCGGAGAAGTCCAATGGGCGCCTGTCAGAAGTTCACTCCCGGAACAGCCGCAACCTCAAACACAACAGCTCCACGCAGACAGACATCTTCTGCCCTGATGTTGGCAGCACCAGCACAAATAACATCTCTGGGGAGCGCAGGAAGGTCAGAGGTGAAGCCGATGAGGTGGGGGTGTTCAGGGACATCAGGAAGCCTTTCTCCACTGGCTCCCTCCATGCCACTAGCCTCCGGCCCGCCTCTGACTTGGCTACTGACCGCTACGGCCCCAGTGCCTTCCAGGAGTGCTGCCCCTACACCAAGGCCCCATCCTCCTTGCCCTATgaccctgtctctccctcagacTGCATCACAGTGGAGACCACGCTGGAGAAGAAGCACAGTGGGGGGACATGGCCCAAAGTGATGGTGGGGGGCATGTCGGTAGCGCCAGAGAACACCAGTCcagtcacagcagcaacacagttGTCTATCTACAAATCACCCAAGCAAAGGAAGTCCATCTTTGATCCAGACACCTTCAAACGGCCCGAAACACCCTCCTCAAAGATGGAGTACatggcagccaatcagatagcagctgtggctgcagcagcGTCCCACTCCCCACAGCCTTCGAAGGCCGaatccctctcctcctcatccacccCAACCCctacccctcccaccccacccactCGCAGTGACTCCTTTaaattcaaacacaaacatcaaagcagctctgcctctgactgCACTATCACATCAGATGGCAAGGGAGAGGCCGccatctccatggtaacaggAGAAAGTAGAGAGAGGAACGAGCGAGAAAGGGACAGGAATGGAAACCACTATTTCCTGGATGGCAAGGTCCTGACCTCAAGGAAGTCATGTGACGAGGACATTGGCCGAACCAGAGGCGAGGAACCAGAGGTGAAGAGACCACGCCCCAAATCTGCTCCCGCCCTCCGACGCAGGATGACTCCTCAGACTATCACACTCCCCACCTTCCAG AGCTACTCCAATGACGAGCATTCTCCAGAGCCCAGGGATATGCTGCGCTCCTCCCCCAACCGCTCCCATAGGCACAGTGTAGGCTTCGTCCCCACAGTCTACAATGGCACCCTACCTCCTA ATTCAGCCCACCGGGGTCTGGCCCCTTGCCCTGCTGTGACAGCTGTGATGAGAAATCCAGTGTACACAGTGCGCAGTCACCGCGTTCACACCAGCAATTGCCCGTCTGTCGCCTCCCAGATCTGCCACCAGCACACCCACACCAG cccaCAGCACCAAGGTCGTCTGAGTCTGGACCTGAGCCAGCAGAAGCGTGCAGGCGACTATTCTGAATCCTCATCATCGTCACGCAGCAGCAGAGCTTCACACG GTTCCTCCAATAACGTCCAGTATCGCACAGAAAGGATCAAAATCCCCTCCACTCCCCGCTACCCTCGTTCCATGCTGGGTTCAGACAGAG GTTCTCTGTCCCACTCAGAGTGTAGCAGTCCCAGCCTCATCACACCTCCACAATCGCCTCTCAATTTGGAGACTTCTTCCTTTGCCAGTAGCCAATCACAGGGCTCCATTTCCACGTTACCGCGGATCTCTGTTAGCCCTGTGCCAATAGGGGAGCGAAGGAAAGACAG ATCTCTATACCGTAACCGATCTTTTCTAAGGATTCCTCTGGCTGCAAGGCCGAGGTTCTCCTCTCTCAGGAGCCTCAG GCCGTACTTGGAGGAGCCTCGCAATGTTATCGTGCATAAAGGAGCAGAGCCTCTGGGCATCTCCATTGTCAGTGGGGAAAATGGCGGGATCTTTGTCTCTAAAGTTACTGGAGGAAGCATTGCCCATCAGGCAGGTCTGGAGTATGGAGACCAGTTACTTGAG TACAATGGCATCAACTTGCGTAATGCTACGGAGCAGCAAGCTCGTTTGATCATCGGCCAACAGTGTGACACCATCACCATTATGGCTCAGTACAACCCACACATGTACCAGCTGGGCAACCATTCACGCTCCAG CTCCCGCCTGGAGCCAGTAAGTACTCAGTCCACGCCCCAGGGGAGCGGGGCCACCACCCCTGACAATCACTCCACCATCGACACCCTCAGTGAACAGGATGAGGGCACCCTGACTCCCTCCTCCAAGCAAACCACGCCCACCACCAGCCCCCACAGCTTCATCAG AATGCCCTCTGAGGGCAGCAGGAAGGTGGGCGAGCCACGGCTGGTGACGGTACGCAGGCCCGGGGTAGAGGTGGGAGTCACGCTCTGCGGAGGAAACCTGCGAGGCGTCTATATAGAGAGCCTGGAGGAGGACAGTCCTGCCAGGGGCGCAGATGGCCTGCTGCCTGGAGACCTCATTCTTGAG TATAACTCGGTGAATATGAAGAATAAGACGGCAGAGGAGGTGTACGTTGAGATGCTGAAGCCTGCAGAGACAGTCACAATCAAGGTGCAGCATCGCCCAGATGACTTCAACATGCTGAAAGACACTCCAGGAGATGGCTTTTATATTCG AGCACTTTATGACCGGGTGGGGGAGGCTGAGGGGGACCTCAGTTTTAAGAAGGATGACATCCTGTATGTGGATGAGTCTTTACCAAAGGGCAGCTTTGGGACCTGGATGGCATGGCAACTGGATGAGAACGCACAGCAGATTCAGAGGGGGCAGATCCCCAGCAAGTACAT GATGGACCAGGAGTTCTACCgcagacacagtgtgacagacaTGAAGGAAGACGGCGGCTCCAGTAAGACTCTGTCTGCTGCAGCCCGCAGATCCTTCTTcaggaggaaacagaaacacaaacgcAGCAGTTCCAAAGACAGCAAAGAGATGGTGGCTCTTGATGCCATCAGCACAGACTCCATTCCTTTCCTAGATG actgcGTGAGCCTGGCATACCAGCGAGTCCAGAAGGTGGAGTGCACCTCTCCCCGACCGGTGCTCATCCTCGGGCCGCTCACAGACCCGGTCAAGGACATGCTGGTCAAAGAGTCTCCTGGGAAGTTCTGCAGATGTGTGCTGG AGGTGATGAAGGCATCTCAGCAAGCCATTGAGCGGGGCGTCAAAGACTGCCTCTTCATCGACTACAAGCGCAGGAGCGGCCACTTCGATGTGACAACTGTTGCTTCCATAAAGGAAATAACGGAAAAG GACTGTCACTGTTTGCTTGACATCGCCCCACACGCCATCGAAAGGCTGCACAGCGTTCACATCTATCCAATTGTCGTCTTCATCCGCTACA